The following are from one region of the Oenanthe melanoleuca isolate GR-GAL-2019-014 chromosome 23, OMel1.0, whole genome shotgun sequence genome:
- the LOC130262099 gene encoding E3 ubiquitin-protein ligase NEDD4-like, which yields MAGFFIRPFYKMMLGKPITLKDMESVDSEYYNSLKWILENDPTELDLTFCIDEENFGQTYQVDLKPNGSEMMMVTNENKREYIDLVIQWRFVNRVQKEMNAFLEGFTELLPIDPIKIFDENELELLMCGLGGVDVSGWRQHTIYKNGYCPNHPVIRWFWKAVLLMDAEKRIRLLQFVTGTSRVPMDGAGQGRDRAVPEGRAREEPG from the exons ATGGCAG GCTTCTTCATCAGACCTTTCTACAAGATGATGCTGGGGAAGCCCATAACCCTGAAGGACATGGAGTCAGTG GATAGTGAATACTACAACTCTCTGAAGTGGATCCTGGAAAATGACCCCACCGAGCTGGATCTCACGTTTTGCATAGATGAGGAAAACTTTGGGCAG ACATATCAAGTGGACCTGAAGCCCAACGGGTCCGAAATGATGATggtaacaaatgaaaacaagcgGGAATACATTGA cctggTCATCCAGTGGCGATTTGTCAACagagtgcagaaagaaatgaatgcCTTTCTGGAG GGATTCACAGAACTGCTTCCTATCGACCCGATTAaaatttttgatgaaaatgagTTGGAG TTACTGATGTGTGGCCTTGGTGGCGTGGATGTCAGCGGCTGGAGACAACACACCATCTACAAAAATGGTTACTGCCCAAATCACCCTGTTATCCGGTGGTTCTGGAAG gctgtgctgctgatggacGCTGAGAAGCGGATCCGGCTGCTGCAGTTCGTGACCGGGACGTCCCGCGTGCCCATGGACGGGGCGGGACAGGGGCGGGACCGGGCAGTCCCAGAAGGCAGAGCCCGGGAGGAACCGGGATGa